From Novosphingobium resinovorum, the proteins below share one genomic window:
- the mce gene encoding methylmalonyl-CoA epimerase: MKLGRLNHIGVATPNLDASIAFYREVMGATDVTEPFVLESQQVRVCFVNTPGEDGTAGTQIELLQPTSPDSAVGKWLEKNPLGGQHHICYEVPDIHAAKAWFEGLGKRVLGEPRMGAHGTLIFFVHPKDMGGQLTEIMETPKGAH; encoded by the coding sequence ATGAAGCTCGGCCGCCTCAACCACATCGGCGTCGCCACGCCCAATCTCGACGCTTCCATCGCGTTCTACAGGGAGGTGATGGGCGCTACCGACGTGACCGAGCCGTTCGTGCTCGAAAGTCAGCAGGTGCGCGTCTGCTTCGTCAACACGCCGGGCGAGGATGGCACTGCGGGCACGCAGATCGAGCTGCTCCAGCCCACCTCGCCGGACTCGGCGGTCGGCAAGTGGCTGGAGAAGAACCCGCTCGGGGGGCAGCATCACATCTGTTATGAAGTGCCCGATATCCACGCCGCCAAGGCGTGGTTCGAGGGCCTCGGCAAGCGCGTGCTGGGCGAGCCGCGCATGGGTGCGCACGGGACGCTGATCTTCTTCGTCCACCCCAAGGACATGGGTGGCCAGCTTACCGAGATCATGGAAACGCCGAAGGGCGCGCATTGA
- a CDS encoding tRNA-binding protein, which produces MHLDHDPAAPPGETIGFDDFLKVDIRIGTIVGAEVYEGARKPSYKLRIDFGPGIGEKKSVGQVAALYSPEELTGRQVAAVVNFPVHQIGKALSEVLTLGFADEEGRVTLFSPDKRVPDGSRLF; this is translated from the coding sequence ATGCATCTCGATCACGACCCTGCCGCGCCTCCGGGCGAAACCATAGGCTTCGACGATTTCCTCAAGGTGGACATCCGCATCGGCACGATCGTCGGCGCGGAAGTCTATGAGGGCGCACGGAAACCCAGTTACAAGCTGCGGATCGATTTCGGTCCCGGCATCGGTGAGAAGAAGAGCGTCGGCCAGGTGGCCGCGCTCTATTCTCCTGAGGAGCTGACCGGGCGGCAGGTGGCGGCGGTCGTGAACTTTCCCGTGCACCAGATCGGCAAGGCGCTGTCCGAAGTGCTGACGCTCGGCTTCGCGGACGAGGAAGGGCGGGTGACGCTGTTCTCGCCCGACAAGCGCGTACCCGATGGATCGCGGCTGTTCTGA
- a CDS encoding acetyl-CoA carboxylase biotin carboxylase subunit: MFKKILIANRGEIACRVIKTARRMGIATVAVYSDADARAPFVQMADEAVHIGPAPAAQSYLIADKIIAAAKQTGADAVHPGYGFLSERTSFAEALAAEGIEFIGPPVGAIAAMGDKIESKKLAKAAGVNVVPGFVGEIEDTEHAVRISAEIGYPVMMKASAGGGGKGMRLAYNENDVREGFEATKREGLNSFGDDRVFIEKFILNPRHIEIQILGDKHGNILYLNERECSIQRRHQKVVEEAPSPFVTPAMRKAMGEQCVALSRAVGYYSAGTVELIVSGADPTGESFYFLEMNTRLQVEHPVTEAITGVDLVEQMIRVAAGEKLELTQDDVKIDGWAIENRVYAEDPYRGFLPSTGRLVRYNPPVEGWTDDGEENGRRGIDGIRVDDGVYEGGEVSMFYDPMIAKLITWGETRDEAADKQIAALDAFEIEGLGHNIDFVSAIMQHPRFRSGELTTGFIAEEYPEGFHGAPASDELKVQLAAVAAFVATARADRSRRVEGQLGAPLDPPGEWTVTIDGDVFAVELDEDLLTVNGEEVELELEYTPGDRFVDAEVDGEDLTLKLDVTRTGFRMTTRGAIHKVDCLPAHIAGYTQHMIEKIPPDLSKYLICPMPGLLVSLSVGEGDKVEAGQPLAVVEAMKMENILRAEKSGTVKSVNAKAGESLAVDAIILEME; encoded by the coding sequence ATGTTCAAAAAAATCCTGATCGCAAACCGGGGCGAGATCGCCTGCCGCGTCATCAAGACGGCGCGCCGCATGGGTATCGCCACGGTCGCCGTCTATTCCGACGCCGACGCCCGCGCGCCGTTCGTGCAGATGGCGGATGAGGCTGTGCACATCGGCCCCGCGCCGGCCGCGCAGTCCTACCTGATTGCCGACAAGATCATCGCCGCCGCCAAGCAGACCGGCGCCGACGCCGTGCACCCCGGCTACGGCTTCCTGTCCGAGCGCACCTCGTTCGCAGAGGCGCTGGCGGCAGAGGGCATCGAGTTCATCGGCCCTCCTGTCGGCGCGATCGCGGCGATGGGCGACAAGATCGAGTCCAAGAAGCTCGCCAAGGCCGCCGGCGTCAACGTCGTCCCCGGCTTCGTCGGCGAGATCGAGGATACCGAGCATGCGGTGCGCATCTCGGCCGAGATCGGCTACCCGGTGATGATGAAGGCCAGCGCGGGCGGCGGCGGCAAGGGCATGCGCCTCGCCTACAACGAAAACGACGTGCGCGAAGGCTTCGAGGCTACCAAGCGCGAGGGCCTGAACTCGTTCGGCGACGACCGCGTCTTCATCGAGAAGTTCATCCTCAACCCGCGCCACATCGAGATTCAGATCCTCGGCGACAAGCACGGCAACATCCTCTACCTGAACGAGCGCGAATGCTCGATCCAGCGCCGCCACCAGAAGGTGGTCGAGGAAGCGCCGTCGCCCTTCGTCACGCCGGCGATGCGCAAGGCGATGGGCGAGCAGTGCGTCGCCCTGTCGCGCGCGGTGGGTTACTATTCGGCGGGCACAGTGGAACTGATCGTCTCGGGCGCGGACCCGACGGGCGAGAGCTTCTACTTCCTTGAAATGAACACCCGCCTGCAGGTGGAGCACCCAGTCACCGAAGCGATCACCGGCGTCGACCTGGTCGAGCAGATGATCCGCGTCGCGGCAGGCGAGAAGCTGGAACTGACGCAGGACGATGTGAAGATCGACGGCTGGGCCATCGAGAACCGCGTCTACGCCGAAGATCCCTATCGCGGCTTCCTACCCTCCACCGGCCGCCTCGTGCGCTACAATCCGCCGGTCGAAGGCTGGACGGATGACGGCGAGGAGAACGGCCGCCGGGGCATCGACGGCATCCGCGTGGACGATGGCGTCTACGAAGGCGGCGAAGTCTCGATGTTCTACGACCCGATGATCGCCAAGCTGATCACCTGGGGCGAGACGCGCGACGAGGCGGCGGACAAGCAGATCGCCGCGCTCGATGCGTTCGAGATCGAGGGTCTGGGCCACAACATCGACTTCGTCTCGGCCATCATGCAGCACCCGCGCTTCCGCTCGGGCGAGCTGACCACCGGCTTCATCGCCGAGGAATATCCCGAAGGCTTCCACGGCGCACCGGCGTCGGACGAGCTGAAGGTGCAGCTGGCAGCCGTCGCCGCCTTCGTCGCCACCGCGCGCGCCGATCGTTCGCGCCGGGTCGAAGGCCAGCTGGGCGCGCCGCTCGATCCTCCGGGTGAGTGGACCGTGACCATCGATGGCGATGTCTTCGCGGTGGAGCTCGACGAAGACCTGCTGACGGTCAACGGCGAGGAAGTCGAGCTGGAGCTGGAATACACCCCGGGCGACCGCTTCGTGGATGCCGAGGTCGATGGCGAGGATCTGACGCTCAAGCTGGACGTCACCCGCACCGGTTTCCGGATGACCACGCGCGGCGCGATCCACAAGGTAGACTGCCTGCCCGCGCACATCGCTGGTTACACGCAGCACATGATCGAGAAGATCCCGCCGGACCTCTCGAAGTACCTGATCTGCCCGATGCCGGGCCTCCTCGTTTCGCTGAGCGTAGGCGAGGGCGACAAGGTCGAGGCAGGGCAACCGCTGGCAGTGGTCGAGGCCATGAAGATGGAAAACATCCTGCGCGCCGAGAAGTCGGGCACGGTGAAGTCCGTCAACGCCAAGGCGGGGGAAAGCCTTGCGGTGGATGCGATCATCCTCGAGATGGAGTGA
- the bioB gene encoding biotin synthase BioB: MTQTPAFAPRTDWTREEIAALFDLPFTELVFRAAEVHRASHKADEVQLSTLLSIKTGGCVEDCGYCSQSVSANSGVKATKLMEVQQVLQRAAQAADQGSTRFCMGAAWRNPKDRDMPAIIEMVKGVRAMGMETCMTLGMLTPDQADMLSDAGLDYYNHNIDTSPERYDQVITTRTMDDRLDTLSNVRMAGINVCSGGIVGMGETRADRVGFVHTLATLPEHPQSVPVNALVPVKGTVLGDMLADTPLAKIDDVEFVRTVAVARITMPQSMVRLSAGRESMSEMTQAMCFLAGANSIFTGDKLLTAPNAGDDNDLAMFARLGLKPMAIELTPAQVEAQRMPKGCAKLEAAE; the protein is encoded by the coding sequence ATGACCCAAACCCCCGCCTTCGCCCCCCGCACTGACTGGACCCGTGAGGAAATCGCGGCGCTGTTCGACCTGCCGTTCACCGAGCTGGTCTTCCGCGCCGCCGAGGTCCACCGGGCCAGCCACAAGGCCGACGAAGTGCAGCTTTCCACGCTGCTCTCGATCAAGACCGGCGGGTGTGTGGAGGATTGCGGTTACTGCTCGCAGTCGGTTTCGGCCAACAGCGGCGTCAAGGCGACCAAGCTGATGGAGGTGCAGCAGGTGCTCCAGCGCGCGGCGCAGGCGGCGGATCAGGGCTCGACCCGCTTCTGCATGGGCGCCGCCTGGCGCAACCCCAAGGACCGCGACATGCCCGCCATCATCGAGATGGTGAAGGGCGTGCGCGCGATGGGCATGGAAACCTGCATGACGCTGGGCATGCTGACCCCCGATCAGGCCGACATGCTGAGCGACGCGGGCCTCGATTACTACAACCACAACATCGACACTTCACCCGAGCGCTACGATCAGGTCATCACCACGCGCACGATGGATGACCGCCTCGATACGCTGTCGAACGTGCGCATGGCGGGCATCAACGTGTGCTCGGGCGGCATCGTCGGCATGGGCGAGACGCGCGCCGATCGCGTGGGCTTCGTCCACACGCTCGCCACCTTGCCCGAGCACCCGCAATCGGTGCCGGTCAACGCACTGGTGCCGGTCAAGGGCACCGTGCTGGGCGACATGCTGGCCGATACGCCGCTCGCGAAGATCGACGACGTGGAGTTCGTGCGCACCGTGGCGGTCGCGCGCATCACCATGCCGCAATCGATGGTGCGCCTCTCTGCCGGTCGCGAGTCGATGTCGGAGATGACGCAGGCGATGTGCTTCCTGGCGGGTGCGAACTCGATCTTCACCGGCGACAAGCTGCTCACCGCGCCGAATGCGGGCGACGACAACGACCTTGCGATGTTCGCCCGCCTCGGCCTCAAGCCGATGGCCATCGAACTGACGCCGGCGCAAGTCGAGGCCCAGCGCATGCCCAAGGGCTGCGCAAAGCTGGAGGCTGCCGAGTGA
- a CDS encoding alpha/beta hydrolase, with protein sequence MKRAGSMLLALSCLLSVPGVAVAASSAPTPITIGQTHLVDFADGDSRQINVYLPEGYADGAKRYPVLYLIDGGLSQDFLHVAGTSALNAVWGRSLPVIVVGIESKDRRAELIGSAGNAAQHKQYPTAGQSTRFRAFLRDKVKPLIEADYRTNGDDGVIGESLAGLFIVETWLREPGLFHRYAAIDASLWWDDAALAKAAAGLIATSPRAGPLYLTYSNEGQETARAAQRVAAAGGSLVCLSPREDLTHATAYHVLSPQALQFLFPTANKQDPEWGFEVPCSKKS encoded by the coding sequence ATGAAACGGGCGGGATCAATGCTGCTGGCGTTGTCCTGCCTCCTTTCCGTGCCGGGCGTTGCGGTAGCCGCCTCGTCCGCGCCGACCCCGATCACGATCGGGCAAACACACCTCGTGGATTTTGCCGACGGCGATTCGAGACAGATCAACGTCTATCTGCCCGAAGGCTATGCGGATGGGGCTAAGCGCTATCCGGTGCTGTACCTCATCGACGGGGGGCTTTCGCAGGACTTCCTGCATGTTGCCGGAACGAGCGCGCTGAATGCGGTCTGGGGGCGCTCGCTGCCGGTGATCGTCGTCGGCATCGAAAGCAAGGACCGCCGCGCCGAACTGATCGGCAGCGCGGGCAATGCAGCGCAGCACAAACAGTATCCGACTGCAGGCCAGTCCACGCGTTTTCGCGCCTTCCTGCGCGACAAGGTCAAGCCGCTGATCGAGGCGGATTATCGCACCAATGGCGACGATGGCGTGATCGGTGAATCGCTCGCCGGTCTGTTCATCGTCGAGACGTGGCTGCGCGAGCCTGGCCTGTTCCACCGTTATGCCGCCATCGACGCGAGCCTGTGGTGGGATGACGCGGCCCTCGCCAAAGCGGCCGCAGGGCTGATCGCTACGTCTCCCCGGGCCGGTCCGTTGTATCTGACATATTCGAACGAAGGTCAGGAAACCGCTCGGGCCGCGCAGCGCGTCGCGGCAGCGGGCGGCTCGCTGGTCTGCCTCTCGCCGCGTGAGGATCTGACCCACGCCACGGCCTATCACGTCCTCTCGCCGCAGGCGCTGCAGTTCCTGTTTCCGACCGCCAACAAACAAGACCCCGAATGGGGCTTCGAGGTGCCATGTTCAAAAAAATCCTGA
- the scpA gene encoding methylmalonyl-CoA mutase, protein MPDINDWQAAATKEVKGKDLTWDTPEGIAVKPLYTAEDVTVDPGLPGFAPFTRGVRASMYAGRPWTIRQYAGFSTAEESNAFYRRNLAAGQKGLSVAFDLATHRGYDSDHPRVVGDVGKAGVAIDSVEDMKILFDGIPLDKMSVSMTMNGAVIPILAFFIVAGEEQGVDRKLLDGTIQNDILKEFMVRNTYIYPPEPSMRIISDIFGYTSREMPKFNSISISGYHMQEAGATQVQELAFTIADGAEYVKYGVASGLDIDKFAGRLSFFFAIGMNFFMEVAKLRAARVLWHRVMTDLGAKDERSKMLRTHCQTSGVSLQEQDPYNNVIRTTIEAMASMLGGTQSLHTNALDEAIALPTDFSARIARNTQIIIQEETGMCNVVDPLGGSYYIESLTQSLVDQAWEIIERVQADGGMAKAVAAGWPKAMIETAAASRQARVDRGDDVIVGVNKYRLAAEDAIETLDIDNAKVREGQIARINKMKAERDEAVCQAALKALADGAAAPASIENNLLALAVEAARARATLGEISSAMEESFERYGTQPTPVKGVYGAPYEGDSRWQQVLDGVAAVERRLGRKPKLLVAKMGQDGHDRGANIIASAFGDMGFEVVSGPLFQTPEETVVLALQNEVDVVGASSLAAGHKTLIPELIQQLRDAGRSDVKVIAGGVIPAKDYEYLRNAGVQGIYGPGSNVVECAADVLRLLGHNMPPAGSELQAAE, encoded by the coding sequence ATGCCCGACATCAACGACTGGCAGGCAGCGGCGACCAAGGAAGTCAAGGGCAAGGACCTTACTTGGGACACGCCCGAGGGCATCGCGGTCAAGCCGCTCTACACCGCCGAGGACGTGACCGTCGATCCAGGCCTTCCGGGCTTCGCGCCCTTCACGCGCGGCGTGCGCGCCTCGATGTATGCGGGCCGGCCCTGGACCATCCGTCAGTACGCGGGCTTCTCCACCGCCGAGGAATCGAACGCCTTCTACCGCCGCAACCTCGCGGCGGGCCAGAAGGGCCTGTCGGTCGCCTTCGACCTCGCAACGCACCGCGGCTATGACTCCGACCACCCGCGCGTGGTGGGCGACGTCGGCAAGGCGGGCGTGGCGATCGACTCGGTCGAAGACATGAAGATCCTGTTCGACGGCATCCCGCTCGACAAGATGTCCGTCTCGATGACCATGAACGGCGCGGTGATCCCGATCCTCGCCTTCTTCATCGTCGCCGGTGAAGAGCAGGGCGTCGATCGCAAGCTGCTCGACGGAACCATCCAGAACGACATCCTCAAGGAGTTCATGGTCCGCAACACCTACATCTACCCGCCCGAGCCGAGCATGCGGATCATCTCGGACATCTTCGGCTACACCAGCCGCGAGATGCCCAAGTTCAACTCGATCTCGATTTCCGGCTACCATATGCAGGAAGCCGGCGCGACGCAGGTTCAGGAACTGGCCTTCACCATCGCCGACGGTGCCGAATATGTGAAATACGGCGTGGCCTCGGGCCTCGACATCGACAAGTTCGCGGGCCGCCTGTCGTTCTTCTTCGCGATCGGCATGAACTTCTTCATGGAAGTGGCCAAGCTGCGCGCCGCGCGCGTGCTGTGGCACCGCGTGATGACCGATCTCGGCGCCAAGGATGAGCGTTCGAAGATGCTGCGCACCCACTGCCAGACCTCCGGCGTCAGCTTGCAGGAGCAGGACCCCTACAACAACGTGATCCGCACCACCATCGAAGCTATGGCCTCGATGCTGGGCGGCACCCAGTCGCTGCACACCAACGCACTGGACGAGGCGATCGCGCTGCCGACCGACTTCTCGGCGCGCATCGCTCGCAATACACAGATCATCATCCAGGAGGAGACCGGCATGTGCAATGTCGTCGATCCGCTGGGTGGGTCGTACTACATCGAATCGCTGACGCAGAGCCTCGTCGATCAGGCCTGGGAGATCATCGAGCGGGTGCAGGCCGATGGCGGCATGGCCAAGGCGGTCGCCGCCGGCTGGCCCAAGGCGATGATCGAAACCGCCGCCGCTTCCCGTCAGGCGCGCGTGGACCGGGGTGACGACGTGATCGTCGGCGTCAACAAGTACCGCCTCGCCGCCGAGGACGCGATCGAGACGCTTGACATCGACAACGCCAAGGTTCGCGAAGGCCAGATCGCTCGCATCAACAAGATGAAGGCGGAGCGCGACGAAGCCGTGTGCCAGGCCGCACTCAAGGCGCTGGCAGATGGTGCCGCCGCGCCCGCCAGCATCGAGAACAACCTGCTGGCTCTCGCGGTCGAAGCGGCCCGTGCGCGCGCGACGCTCGGCGAGATTTCCTCCGCGATGGAGGAGAGCTTCGAGCGCTACGGCACTCAGCCGACCCCGGTGAAGGGTGTCTACGGCGCGCCTTACGAGGGCGACAGCCGCTGGCAGCAGGTGCTCGACGGCGTGGCTGCGGTGGAGCGCCGCCTTGGCCGCAAGCCCAAGCTGCTCGTCGCCAAGATGGGCCAGGACGGCCACGATCGCGGCGCCAACATCATCGCCTCGGCCTTCGGCGACATGGGCTTCGAGGTCGTCTCCGGCCCGCTGTTCCAGACGCCCGAGGAAACCGTGGTGCTGGCCTTGCAGAACGAAGTCGACGTCGTCGGTGCCTCCAGCCTCGCGGCCGGTCACAAGACGCTGATCCCCGAACTGATCCAGCAGCTCCGCGATGCCGGGCGCAGCGACGTCAAGGTGATCGCCGGCGGCGTGATCCCGGCGAAGGATTACGAATACCTGCGCAACGCCGGCGTTCAGGGCATCTACGGTCCCGGCTCGAACGTGGTCGAATGTGCTGCCGATGTGCTGCGCCTGCTCGGCCACAACATGCCGCCGGCCGGCTCCGAACTGCAGGCGGCCGAGTAA
- a CDS encoding thioesterase family protein codes for MAGLGDMLAAAEPLDGGFALEITEDWLQGRTAYGGLTSAIALAVAKGVSDDLPPLRSGQLSMVGPLAGRIKARAKVLRQGRNATWVSAELTSEAGVGFTAAFVFMRQIESVLSIDHYPLPDGVIALDEAKAVPMDHAPAFLRNHFEARFAMPKNALGEADLAWWVRPRERRGLDPEVECLLCGDVLPVAVWPLLGFKVPISSMQWHVNRLDAKPSADGWWMIRSTSLHAAHGGASEHIMQWNADGVPAIAGMQSVAVFG; via the coding sequence ATGGCGGGGCTGGGAGATATGCTTGCCGCTGCGGAGCCGCTCGACGGCGGTTTCGCGCTGGAGATCACCGAGGACTGGCTGCAGGGGCGCACCGCTTACGGAGGACTGACTTCGGCGATCGCATTGGCGGTGGCAAAAGGCGTTTCCGACGATCTGCCGCCGCTGCGCTCGGGTCAGCTTTCGATGGTCGGCCCCTTGGCCGGGCGCATCAAGGCTCGCGCGAAAGTGCTGCGGCAGGGGCGCAATGCGACCTGGGTTTCCGCCGAACTCACCAGCGAGGCGGGAGTGGGCTTCACCGCCGCCTTCGTCTTTATGCGCCAGATCGAGAGCGTGCTGTCGATCGATCACTATCCGCTGCCGGACGGCGTCATTGCGCTCGACGAGGCGAAGGCGGTGCCGATGGATCATGCCCCGGCTTTCCTGCGCAATCACTTCGAGGCGCGCTTCGCCATGCCGAAGAATGCGCTGGGCGAGGCGGACCTCGCCTGGTGGGTGCGGCCGCGTGAGCGTAGGGGCCTCGATCCCGAGGTCGAGTGCTTGCTGTGCGGCGATGTGCTGCCGGTGGCGGTGTGGCCGCTGCTGGGCTTCAAGGTGCCGATTTCCTCGATGCAGTGGCACGTCAACAGGCTGGACGCGAAGCCCTCTGCGGACGGCTGGTGGATGATCCGCTCGACCAGCCTGCATGCGGCGCATGGCGGGGCGAGCGAGCACATCATGCAGTGGAACGCCGATGGCGTTCCAGCCATTGCGGGTATGCAGTCGGTAGCCGTTTTTGGCTGA
- the bktB gene encoding beta-ketothiolase BktB has product MEEIYIVSGVRTAVGDFGGSLKSFMPSDLGGLVATEALARAGIEADAVEHVVIGQVMPTSARDQMLARVIGINAGIPLATPALTLNRLCGSGVQAIVSAAQMMKLGEASVTLAGGAEVMSNIPYHDHGVRWGRKMGANTQEDALTLGLSDAIGGYHMGITAENVAERHCVSREDMDALAATSHARAAHAIAEGRFKDQILPVEVKTRKGVTVFDTDEHVKADTTVEVLGKMRPAFKKDGTVTAGNASGINDGAAAVVLATGAEVEKRGLKPLARIVAWGHAGVEPEYMGEGPIKAVPIALKRAGLNLDQMDVIESNEAFAAQAAAVAKVLGFDPAKVNPNGSGVSIGHPVGATGTMLTIKAMYELKRIGGKYGLVTMCIGGGQGIALVIENVIENVG; this is encoded by the coding sequence ATGGAAGAGATCTACATCGTCAGCGGCGTGCGCACGGCAGTCGGCGATTTCGGCGGTTCGCTGAAGTCGTTCATGCCTTCGGACCTCGGCGGCCTCGTCGCTACCGAAGCGCTTGCCCGCGCCGGGATCGAGGCGGACGCGGTGGAGCATGTGGTCATCGGCCAGGTCATGCCCACCAGCGCGCGCGACCAGATGCTGGCCCGCGTGATCGGCATCAATGCCGGCATCCCGCTCGCCACTCCGGCGCTGACGCTGAACCGCCTGTGCGGATCGGGCGTGCAGGCGATCGTCTCGGCCGCACAGATGATGAAGCTGGGCGAAGCCTCGGTGACGCTCGCAGGCGGCGCCGAAGTCATGTCCAACATCCCCTACCATGACCACGGCGTGCGCTGGGGCAGGAAGATGGGCGCCAACACGCAGGAAGACGCGCTGACGCTCGGCCTGTCGGACGCCATCGGCGGCTACCACATGGGCATCACGGCGGAGAATGTGGCGGAGCGCCACTGCGTGAGCCGCGAGGACATGGACGCGCTCGCCGCGACCAGCCACGCCCGCGCTGCGCATGCCATCGCCGAAGGCCGCTTCAAGGACCAGATTCTTCCCGTCGAGGTGAAGACCCGCAAGGGTGTCACCGTCTTCGACACCGACGAGCACGTGAAGGCCGACACCACCGTCGAAGTGCTGGGCAAGATGCGCCCGGCCTTCAAGAAGGACGGTACGGTCACGGCGGGCAACGCGAGCGGCATCAACGACGGCGCCGCCGCCGTGGTGCTCGCCACGGGTGCTGAAGTCGAGAAGCGCGGCCTCAAGCCGCTCGCGCGCATCGTCGCTTGGGGTCACGCGGGCGTCGAGCCGGAATACATGGGCGAAGGTCCGATCAAGGCCGTGCCGATCGCCCTTAAGCGCGCCGGGCTGAACCTTGACCAGATGGACGTGATCGAGAGCAACGAGGCCTTCGCCGCGCAGGCGGCCGCCGTCGCCAAGGTGCTCGGCTTCGATCCGGCGAAGGTGAACCCCAACGGTTCGGGCGTCTCGATCGGTCACCCCGTCGGCGCGACGGGAACCATGCTGACCATCAAGGCCATGTACGAGCTGAAGCGCATCGGCGGCAAGTACGGCCTCGTCACCATGTGCATCGGCGGCGGGCAGGGCATCGCCCTTGTGATCGAAAACGTCATCGAGAACGTAGGATAA